One Synechococcus sp. CC9605 genomic window carries:
- a CDS encoding phosphotransferase family protein, giving the protein MVRLSKRRTMPAQVLEPEFRSDQQITADFLAFLQSESSDRVHYEVEPSRLTGGADARLYRYKLIDQEPRVLRILRPAREVAELLHHQVVHQILNQQGLNAPMIHHVCADKSVLGGVFAVMELVPGQTVFGMAPELHAKAVGESMATMHELDVRPIVESFRRAGVPDERFLDPFVRQKALGFFEEKTPWAADLMAWLRDHLPLDAENLAVIHGDYHGGNLMFKNGSLSGVLDWSFCISDPAVDLAHTMNDYLVFIPQIGRGMSSHLWELIMDGVLQAYQAIRPLNHKHIKACRVFHLFGALTAGPVGGGIEFMRKPESQRDYLSFIKQATGIRLSPSA; this is encoded by the coding sequence ATGGTGCGTTTATCCAAGCGAAGAACAATGCCAGCGCAAGTCCTTGAACCTGAATTCAGATCCGATCAGCAAATCACGGCCGATTTTTTAGCCTTTCTGCAATCGGAATCGTCAGACCGTGTCCACTATGAGGTTGAACCCTCGCGGCTGACCGGTGGTGCTGATGCCCGGCTGTATCGCTACAAGCTGATTGACCAGGAGCCAAGGGTTCTTCGCATTCTGCGTCCAGCCCGTGAGGTGGCGGAGCTTTTGCATCATCAGGTTGTGCATCAGATCCTGAATCAGCAGGGCCTCAATGCCCCCATGATTCATCACGTTTGTGCAGACAAATCAGTCTTGGGAGGTGTTTTTGCGGTGATGGAGCTGGTGCCCGGTCAAACGGTGTTTGGGATGGCTCCTGAGCTTCATGCCAAGGCCGTGGGTGAGTCGATGGCCACCATGCATGAGCTGGATGTGAGGCCCATTGTTGAGTCGTTCAGACGGGCTGGTGTTCCGGATGAGCGATTTTTGGACCCTTTTGTTCGTCAAAAGGCATTGGGTTTTTTTGAAGAGAAGACCCCCTGGGCTGCTGATCTGATGGCTTGGCTGCGGGATCATTTACCCCTTGATGCTGAGAATCTTGCTGTGATTCATGGTGACTATCACGGCGGTAATCTGATGTTTAAAAATGGTTCTTTGTCCGGGGTTCTGGATTGGTCTTTTTGTATTTCTGACCCCGCTGTTGATCTTGCTCACACAATGAATGATTATCTGGTTTTTATTCCCCAGATTGGACGGGGGATGTCATCTCATTTGTGGGAACTGATCATGGATGGGGTTCTTCAGGCTTATCAAGCCATAAGGCCTTTGAACCATAAGCACATCAAGGCCTGTCGAGTTTTTCATCTCTTTGGGGCGTTAACTGCCGGTCCTGTTGGTGGTGGCATCGAATTCATGCGAAAGCCTGAATCGCAGCGCGACTATCTGAGCTTCATTAAGCAAGCAACTGGTATCAGGCTTTCGCCCTCAGCCTGA
- the tyrS gene encoding tyrosine--tRNA ligase: MPDSIPSLPDWLSRGMADLFPAGDPSDADQALAARLAQAEKEGRPLRVKLGIDPTGSNIHLGHSILFRKLRAFQDGGHTAVLIIGDFTARIGDPTGKSATRVQLSKEQVAANASTYLRQLGQDQPKETALLDFETPGRLEVRYNSEWLEGMDLPAVIGLLGTGTVGQMLAKDDFSKRYGSGTPIALHEFLYPLLQGYDSVAVNADVELGGTDQKFNVAMGRDLQRHFNKGTQFGLLLPILVGLDGVQKMSKSLGNVVGLEEDPLSMYSKLEKVGDAAIDDYVTLLTDLDLASLPDNPREKQKAMALAVTASRHGIEAAQKAQSDAATLVGGSGDAGADVPEASLAEVNFPAKAFYLFSAVGICASSSEARRQIKGGAARLEGEKITDPNQEFTSAAELEGKVLQLGKKTFRRLVA; the protein is encoded by the coding sequence ATGCCGGACTCCATCCCGTCGTTGCCGGATTGGTTGTCTCGGGGCATGGCCGACCTGTTCCCTGCCGGCGATCCCAGTGATGCGGATCAGGCCCTGGCGGCCCGGTTGGCCCAGGCCGAAAAGGAAGGACGGCCGCTGCGGGTGAAGCTGGGCATTGACCCCACCGGCAGCAACATCCACCTTGGTCACAGCATCCTGTTCCGCAAGTTACGGGCTTTCCAGGACGGGGGCCACACGGCAGTGCTGATCATCGGGGATTTCACGGCGCGGATCGGCGATCCCACCGGCAAGAGCGCCACGCGGGTGCAGCTAAGCAAGGAGCAGGTGGCCGCCAACGCCTCCACCTATCTGCGCCAGTTGGGGCAGGACCAGCCCAAGGAAACGGCGCTGCTCGATTTCGAAACCCCTGGCCGCCTGGAGGTGCGATACAACTCCGAGTGGCTGGAGGGCATGGATCTGCCGGCGGTGATCGGCCTGCTCGGCACCGGCACCGTGGGCCAGATGCTGGCCAAGGACGACTTCTCCAAGCGCTACGGCAGTGGAACCCCGATCGCGCTGCATGAATTCCTCTACCCGTTGCTGCAGGGCTACGACTCGGTGGCGGTGAACGCGGATGTGGAGCTGGGCGGCACCGACCAGAAGTTCAACGTGGCCATGGGCCGCGACCTGCAGCGCCACTTCAACAAGGGCACCCAGTTCGGCCTGCTGCTGCCGATTTTGGTGGGTCTAGATGGGGTTCAGAAGATGAGCAAGAGCCTCGGCAACGTGGTGGGGCTGGAGGAGGATCCCCTGTCGATGTATTCCAAGCTGGAGAAGGTCGGCGATGCGGCGATCGACGACTACGTCACGTTGCTGACCGATCTGGATCTGGCGTCGTTGCCGGATAACCCGCGCGAGAAGCAGAAGGCGATGGCCCTGGCGGTGACCGCCAGCCGCCACGGCATCGAAGCAGCCCAGAAGGCCCAGAGCGATGCCGCCACCCTGGTGGGCGGCAGCGGTGATGCCGGCGCTGATGTGCCCGAGGCCTCCCTGGCGGAGGTGAACTTCCCGGCCAAGGCCTTTTACTTGTTTAGCGCTGTGGGCATCTGCGCCAGCAGCAGTGAGGCCCGCCGCCAGATCAAGGGCGGCGCGGCGCGGCTGGAGGGGGAGAAGATCACTGATCCCAACCAGGAGTTCACCTCAGCGGCGGAGCTGGAGGGCAAGGTGCTGCAGCTGGGCAAGAAGACCTTCCGGCGCTTGGTGGCCTGA
- a CDS encoding DUF1825 family protein: protein MAFFDSDIVQDEAKRLFSDYQQLMQLGSEYGKFDREGKKKFIETMEELMGRYRVFMKRFELSEDFQAKLTVEQLRTQLSQFGITPEQMFDQMNSTLERMKAQIEQPPSS, encoded by the coding sequence ATGGCCTTCTTCGATTCCGACATCGTTCAGGACGAAGCCAAGCGCCTGTTCAGCGATTACCAGCAGCTGATGCAGCTGGGCAGTGAGTACGGCAAGTTCGACCGGGAGGGCAAGAAGAAGTTCATCGAGACGATGGAAGAGCTGATGGGCCGTTACCGGGTGTTCATGAAGCGCTTTGAACTCTCGGAGGATTTCCAGGCCAAGCTCACAGTGGAGCAGCTGCGCACCCAGCTCAGCCAGTTCGGCATCACCCCCGAGCAAATGTTCGATCAGATGAACTCCACCCTCGAGCGGATGAAGGCGCAGATCGAGCAGCCCCCTTCCAGCTGA
- a CDS encoding helix-turn-helix transcriptional regulator — MRDLPQRHRPLLEGRRIVVASADRVLISGLVHSLNGIGSLVGAASTEAEALACLSHTAADLLICSDQLERGNGPSLVAAAKAQQPSLRCLMLIQRPLLSTIHAAAKAQCEGLCSHERIGNGGLLSVLRAMESDGSHMDSVIAGVANHDRGSRDAAHPLSDVLSLREEDVLRGLCKGLSNQEIADQLHLSIETTKHCVTGLLRKLDAKSRTQAVLIAFQRNLVDPPLPIPRWTP, encoded by the coding sequence ATGCGTGACCTTCCCCAGCGCCACCGGCCCCTGTTGGAAGGGCGCCGCATCGTGGTGGCCTCCGCCGATCGCGTGTTGATAAGCGGCCTGGTGCACAGCCTCAACGGCATCGGCTCCCTGGTGGGGGCCGCAAGCACCGAAGCGGAAGCCCTCGCCTGTCTCAGCCACACAGCCGCTGATCTGCTGATCTGCAGCGACCAGCTCGAGCGCGGCAACGGCCCCTCGCTGGTGGCGGCTGCCAAGGCCCAGCAGCCCTCCCTGCGCTGCCTGATGCTGATTCAGCGCCCGTTGCTCAGCACAATTCACGCCGCGGCCAAGGCGCAATGCGAAGGGCTCTGCAGCCATGAGCGGATCGGCAATGGCGGCCTGCTCAGCGTGCTGCGCGCCATGGAGAGCGATGGCAGCCACATGGATTCAGTGATTGCCGGAGTGGCTAACCACGACCGTGGCTCCAGAGACGCCGCCCATCCCCTAAGCGACGTGCTGAGCCTGCGGGAAGAAGACGTGCTGCGCGGGCTCTGCAAAGGCCTCAGCAATCAGGAGATTGCCGATCAGCTGCATCTTTCGATTGAAACCACCAAGCACTGCGTCACCGGGCTGCTGCGCAAACTCGATGCCAAAAGCCGCACCCAGGCGGTGCTGATCGCCTTTCAGCGCAACCTGGTGGATCCACCGCTGCCGATTCCGCGCTGGACCCCCTAG
- a CDS encoding leucyl aminopeptidase codes for MRFSLSSADLQEWNGDVLAVGLPQGDVDATATALEQRFAGITDALKQQEFKGKPGDQLVITPLGGGPQRLVVLGLGESDAIDTERLRGAAARAAKAAIGCEGSLGLQLPCAGSDAQEAARICAEAVRLCLYKDQRFRKEPDPRRIPEALELIDLSPAAESGFAAVNATCAGVELARELVAAPPNVVTPAALADTAAGIAKDHGLELKVLERSDCEAKGMGAFLAVSQGSDLPPKFIHLIYRPEGEVKRRVALVGKGLTFDSGGYNLKVGAAQIDMMKFDMGGSAAVLGAMRSIAELKPAGVEVHMVVASCENMVNGSAVHPGDIVMAANGMTIEINNTDAEGRLTLADALLYACEQKPDAVVDLATLTGACVIALGDEMAGLWSNNDDLAEALDAAAQTGGEGLWRMPLRQSYKDGLKSLLADMKNTGPRPGGSITAALFLKEFVAKDTAWAHIDIAGPVWSDKGKGVNPAGATGYGVRTLVNWVLAQS; via the coding sequence ATGCGCTTCTCCCTGTCCTCCGCCGATTTGCAGGAGTGGAACGGCGATGTGCTGGCGGTGGGTCTTCCCCAGGGCGATGTCGATGCCACGGCAACGGCCCTGGAACAACGCTTTGCCGGCATCACCGATGCCCTCAAGCAGCAGGAGTTCAAAGGCAAGCCCGGCGACCAACTGGTGATCACGCCCCTCGGTGGGGGACCGCAACGGCTGGTGGTGCTGGGTCTAGGCGAGAGCGACGCCATCGATACCGAGCGCCTGCGCGGTGCCGCCGCCCGGGCCGCCAAGGCCGCCATCGGTTGTGAAGGCAGCCTGGGCCTGCAACTGCCCTGTGCGGGAAGCGATGCCCAAGAAGCTGCCCGGATCTGTGCTGAAGCGGTGCGGCTCTGCCTCTACAAAGACCAGCGCTTCCGCAAGGAGCCGGACCCGCGCCGGATCCCTGAGGCTCTGGAGCTGATCGACCTCAGCCCCGCCGCCGAAAGCGGCTTTGCGGCGGTGAATGCCACCTGCGCCGGTGTGGAACTGGCCCGGGAGCTGGTGGCGGCCCCCCCGAACGTGGTCACCCCGGCCGCCCTCGCCGACACGGCTGCTGGCATCGCCAAGGACCACGGCCTTGAGCTCAAGGTGCTCGAGCGCAGCGACTGCGAAGCCAAGGGCATGGGTGCCTTCCTGGCCGTGAGCCAGGGCTCCGATCTGCCGCCCAAGTTCATCCACCTGATCTATCGCCCCGAGGGCGAGGTGAAACGCCGCGTTGCCCTGGTGGGCAAAGGCCTCACCTTCGATTCCGGCGGTTACAACCTCAAGGTTGGTGCAGCCCAGATCGACATGATGAAGTTCGACATGGGCGGCAGTGCCGCTGTGCTCGGTGCCATGCGCAGCATCGCCGAACTCAAGCCAGCCGGCGTTGAGGTGCACATGGTGGTGGCCTCCTGCGAAAACATGGTGAATGGATCCGCCGTCCACCCCGGCGACATCGTCATGGCCGCCAACGGCATGACGATCGAAATCAACAACACCGACGCCGAAGGCCGGCTGACCCTCGCCGATGCCCTGCTCTACGCCTGTGAGCAGAAGCCCGATGCCGTGGTTGATCTGGCCACCCTCACCGGAGCCTGCGTCATTGCCCTGGGGGATGAGATGGCCGGGCTGTGGTCCAACAACGACGATCTGGCGGAGGCCCTCGATGCTGCCGCTCAGACGGGCGGGGAAGGGCTCTGGCGCATGCCACTGCGGCAGTCCTACAAGGATGGATTGAAGTCGTTGCTGGCCGACATGAAAAACACCGGCCCGCGACCCGGCGGTTCGATCACAGCGGCCCTGTTCCTCAAGGAGTTCGTGGCCAAAGACACCGCCTGGGCCCACATCGACATCGCCGGGCCGGTCTGGAGCGACAAGGGCAAAGGCGTCAATCCCGCTGGTGCCACCGGCTACGGCGTTCGCACCCTGGTGAACTGGGTGCTGGCCCAGTCATGA
- a CDS encoding DUF4278 domain-containing protein, with translation MTALLYRGHTYEAAPSAPKVCVELTYRREHYTTCRQELLREGRRTLTYRGVTYTK, from the coding sequence ATGACGGCACTTCTTTATCGAGGTCACACCTATGAAGCAGCACCATCAGCACCCAAAGTCTGCGTTGAGTTGACCTACCGGCGCGAGCACTACACCACCTGCCGCCAGGAGCTCCTGCGCGAAGGTCGCCGCACCCTCACATACCGAGGCGTCACCTACACCAAGTAG
- a CDS encoding DUF3104 domain-containing protein, translated as MSVDHGDLTVKAEAPFLHVRPGHFVIVGGDHLDQGDWWMGQVIFCEGSARHPRLPFLFQVADVDTGVIKWINAGAVSDVIWSMDGWPASAPVCEEC; from the coding sequence ATGTCGGTTGATCACGGCGATCTCACGGTGAAGGCGGAAGCTCCGTTCCTTCATGTCCGCCCAGGGCACTTCGTGATTGTGGGTGGAGATCACCTTGATCAGGGGGATTGGTGGATGGGGCAAGTGATCTTCTGTGAGGGGAGTGCTCGCCATCCCAGACTCCCGTTCTTATTTCAGGTGGCTGATGTGGACACCGGTGTCATCAAGTGGATCAACGCTGGTGCGGTCTCTGACGTGATCTGGTCGATGGATGGATGGCCTGCCAGTGCGCCCGTCTGTGAGGAGTGCTGA
- the msrA gene encoding peptide-methionine (S)-S-oxide reductase MsrA: MLFSWPQRAMAELQTAVFAGGCFWCLEHDLEDLPGVRDAVSGYSGGQLERPTYRQVSSETTGHQEAVQVRFDPDQISYAELLRSYWRNVDPLDGGGQFCDRGDSYRPVIFTADVDQAEAAEASAQAAARELGQPRSALKVELRQAARFWPAEGYHQNYASTNSIKYNFYRFSCGRDKRLDQVWGENARTGNDWSKKD, encoded by the coding sequence ATGTTGTTCAGCTGGCCCCAGCGCGCCATGGCTGAGCTGCAGACGGCCGTCTTTGCAGGAGGCTGTTTCTGGTGCCTGGAGCACGACCTTGAGGATCTGCCGGGGGTGCGTGATGCCGTCAGCGGCTACAGCGGCGGCCAGCTGGAGCGTCCCACGTACCGGCAGGTGAGCAGTGAGACCACTGGGCATCAGGAAGCGGTGCAGGTGCGTTTTGATCCTGATCAGATCAGTTATGCGGAGCTACTGCGCAGCTACTGGCGCAATGTGGATCCCCTTGATGGCGGCGGACAGTTCTGCGACCGCGGCGATTCCTACCGGCCGGTGATCTTCACGGCCGATGTCGATCAGGCTGAGGCTGCTGAGGCCAGTGCGCAGGCGGCGGCCCGCGAGCTGGGACAACCACGGTCTGCCTTGAAGGTGGAGCTCAGGCAGGCGGCTCGCTTCTGGCCGGCCGAGGGCTACCACCAGAACTATGCCTCGACGAACTCAATTAAGTACAACTTCTATCGATTCAGCTGTGGGCGGGACAAACGCCTCGATCAGGTCTGGGGTGAGAACGCCCGCACTGGCAACGACTGGTCGAAGAAGGACTAG
- the lpxB gene encoding lipid-A-disaccharide synthase, producing the protein MVRLLISTGEVSGDLQGSLLIRALRLEAERRGLELELLALGGPRMEAAGAALIADTAPMGAIGLWEAVPLILPTLRLQARVDALLAEHSLDGVVLIDYVGANVRLGTRLRRQQPELPITYYIAPQEWAWRFGDGSTTRLLGFTDKILAIFPAEAEFYAARGADVSWVGHPLLDSFQNLPDRARSRRQLGLDPEAPVLLLLPASRPQELRYLMPPLAQAAALLQQRHPDLQVLLPAGLAAFEAPLAAALQEAGVRHGRVIPAAEADGLKTTLCAAADLALGKSGTVNLELALQGVPQVVGYRVSRLTAWVACHVLRFQVDHISPVNLLLKQRLVPELLQDELTAEALVERALPLLTATPERHAMLEGYDRLRATLGAPGVTERAAKAIFDQVID; encoded by the coding sequence ATGGTTCGGCTGCTGATCAGCACCGGAGAGGTTTCCGGTGATCTGCAGGGCAGCCTGTTGATTCGCGCCTTGCGGTTGGAGGCGGAACGACGGGGGCTCGAGTTGGAGCTGCTGGCCCTGGGTGGCCCGCGCATGGAGGCGGCGGGTGCAGCATTGATCGCCGACACCGCGCCGATGGGAGCCATCGGCCTGTGGGAGGCCGTTCCGTTGATTCTTCCCACGCTGCGGCTGCAGGCCCGGGTGGATGCGCTGTTGGCGGAACATTCCCTTGATGGGGTAGTGCTGATCGACTACGTCGGGGCCAATGTGCGCTTGGGCACTCGGCTGCGGCGCCAGCAACCCGAGCTGCCGATCACGTACTACATCGCCCCCCAGGAGTGGGCTTGGCGTTTCGGCGATGGAAGCACCACCCGTCTGCTTGGCTTCACCGACAAGATCCTGGCGATTTTCCCGGCGGAGGCCGAGTTTTATGCCGCCCGTGGTGCGGATGTGAGCTGGGTGGGTCATCCGTTGCTGGACAGCTTCCAGAACCTGCCCGATCGCGCCAGATCCCGTCGCCAACTGGGTCTGGATCCAGAGGCCCCGGTGCTGTTGCTGCTGCCAGCCTCGCGGCCCCAGGAGTTGCGCTATCTGATGCCACCTCTGGCCCAGGCGGCTGCTCTGTTGCAGCAACGCCACCCTGATCTTCAGGTGCTTCTGCCCGCTGGGCTTGCGGCGTTCGAAGCGCCCCTGGCTGCGGCGCTGCAGGAGGCCGGGGTCCGTCATGGGCGGGTGATTCCCGCCGCTGAAGCGGATGGGCTGAAGACCACCCTCTGTGCAGCGGCGGATCTTGCCTTGGGCAAATCCGGCACGGTGAACCTGGAACTGGCCCTGCAGGGGGTTCCCCAGGTGGTCGGTTACCGCGTCAGCCGACTGACGGCCTGGGTTGCCTGCCACGTGCTGCGCTTCCAGGTGGACCACATCTCCCCGGTGAATCTGTTGCTCAAGCAGCGGTTGGTGCCGGAGCTGCTGCAGGATGAACTCACGGCTGAGGCCCTGGTGGAGAGGGCGCTCCCCTTGTTGACCGCCACCCCTGAGCGCCACGCCATGCTGGAGGGGTATGACCGACTGCGGGCCACCCTGGGGGCTCCTGGGGTCACCGAGCGGGCGGCCAAGGCCATCTTTGATCAGGTGATCGATTGA
- the lpxA gene encoding acyl-ACP--UDP-N-acetylglucosamine O-acyltransferase, which produces MSQQTTSQQIHPTAVVDPKAELAAGVVIGPGAVVGPEVVIGENTWIGPHAVLDGRLTLGRDNKVYPGACLGLPPQDLKYRGANTEVLIGDGNTLRECVTINRATEEGEVTRIGNGNLLMAYCHLGHNCDLGNKIVMSNAIQVAGHVVIEDRAVVGGCLGIHQFVHIGGMAMVGGMTRVDRDVPPYCLVEGHPGRVRGLNRVGLRRSGLAASHDGAELKQLQDIWTLMYRSDLVIADALQQARSQPLLPAAEHFCRFLEASTGQGRRGPMPVQGR; this is translated from the coding sequence ATGTCGCAGCAAACGACGTCACAGCAGATCCACCCCACGGCGGTGGTGGACCCGAAGGCCGAGCTGGCCGCCGGCGTGGTGATCGGCCCCGGTGCGGTGGTCGGCCCCGAGGTGGTGATCGGAGAGAACACCTGGATCGGTCCCCATGCCGTCCTGGATGGTCGGCTGACCCTGGGCCGTGACAACAAAGTGTATCCGGGCGCCTGCCTTGGTCTTCCGCCACAGGATCTCAAGTACCGCGGTGCCAACACCGAGGTGTTGATCGGTGATGGAAACACGCTGCGGGAATGCGTGACGATCAATCGCGCCACCGAAGAAGGCGAGGTGACCCGCATCGGCAACGGCAACTTGCTGATGGCTTACTGCCATCTGGGCCACAACTGCGATCTGGGCAACAAAATCGTGATGTCCAATGCCATTCAGGTGGCGGGCCACGTGGTGATCGAAGACCGTGCGGTAGTTGGTGGCTGTCTGGGCATTCACCAGTTCGTGCACATCGGTGGGATGGCGATGGTGGGCGGCATGACCCGTGTCGACAGGGATGTGCCCCCCTACTGCCTGGTGGAAGGGCATCCGGGCAGGGTCCGGGGGTTGAACCGCGTTGGCCTCCGGCGCAGTGGCCTGGCTGCCAGCCATGACGGCGCTGAACTCAAGCAGCTGCAGGACATCTGGACCCTGATGTATCGCTCTGACCTGGTGATTGCCGACGCGCTTCAGCAGGCACGCAGCCAGCCCTTGCTGCCGGCGGCTGAGCACTTCTGCCGGTTCCTGGAAGCCTCCACTGGTCAGGGCCGACGGGGACCGATGCCGGTGCAGGGCCGCTGA
- the fabZ gene encoding 3-hydroxyacyl-ACP dehydratase FabZ: MTESTTSDVVLTSEQIAGLLPHRYPFALVDRVIAHDPGVSATAIKNVTMNEPQFQGHFPERPLMPGVLIVEAMAQVGGLIVTQMPDLPKGLFVFAGIDGVRFRRPVVPGDQLVIRCELLSLKRKRFGKVKAEATVDGDLACSGELMFSLVD; the protein is encoded by the coding sequence GTGACTGAATCCACCACCTCAGATGTCGTGCTGACCAGCGAGCAGATCGCCGGTTTGCTTCCGCACCGTTACCCCTTCGCGCTGGTGGATCGGGTCATCGCCCATGATCCCGGGGTTTCGGCCACGGCGATCAAAAACGTGACCATGAACGAGCCCCAGTTCCAGGGGCATTTCCCCGAGCGTCCGCTGATGCCCGGGGTGCTGATTGTCGAGGCGATGGCGCAGGTGGGTGGTCTGATCGTCACCCAGATGCCGGATCTGCCCAAGGGTCTGTTCGTTTTTGCCGGCATCGACGGGGTACGCTTCCGGCGCCCTGTGGTTCCCGGAGATCAGCTGGTGATCCGCTGTGAACTGCTCAGCCTCAAGCGCAAACGCTTCGGCAAGGTCAAGGCTGAGGCCACAGTGGATGGCGATCTGGCCTGCTCCGGCGAATTGATGTTCTCCCTGGTGGACTGA
- the lpxC gene encoding UDP-3-O-acyl-N-acetylglucosamine deacetylase: protein MISWPQDYSAAWTLAAETSLSGIGLHSGAEATVELRPTDHPGFQMRLPGMDQPIQLRPDQVRDSPLCTTLVLGSSKVATVEHLLAALAGCGLSHVEIVLDGHEVPLLDGSALGWVEAIAAAGLVPAATPRPAQPQLEQPLLRTRGNSVITATPADCFGVVGIIDFPQAAIGRQQFALELTPQRFVDEIAPARTFGFREQVEQLRAAGLIQGGALDNALVCDGDKWMNPPLRFEDEPVRHKLLDLIGDLALVGFPQAQVLVYKGSHGLHTDLAAAL from the coding sequence GTGATCAGCTGGCCTCAGGACTACTCCGCTGCCTGGACGCTTGCAGCGGAGACATCACTCTCTGGTATCGGCCTTCACAGTGGTGCTGAGGCCACCGTGGAACTTCGGCCGACAGACCATCCTGGTTTTCAGATGCGTTTGCCGGGCATGGATCAGCCGATCCAGCTTCGGCCTGATCAGGTGCGCGACAGCCCGCTGTGCACAACCTTGGTTCTGGGCTCCAGCAAGGTGGCCACCGTCGAACATCTGCTGGCGGCCCTGGCCGGTTGTGGGCTGAGTCATGTGGAGATCGTGCTCGATGGCCACGAAGTTCCTCTGCTGGATGGCTCGGCCCTGGGCTGGGTGGAGGCGATCGCTGCGGCTGGTTTGGTCCCGGCGGCGACCCCGCGGCCGGCTCAACCGCAGTTGGAGCAACCCTTGTTGCGCACCCGAGGCAACAGTGTGATCACAGCCACCCCCGCCGATTGCTTTGGCGTTGTGGGGATCATTGACTTCCCCCAGGCGGCCATCGGCCGCCAGCAGTTCGCCCTGGAGCTAACCCCCCAGCGCTTTGTTGATGAGATTGCTCCAGCACGCACCTTCGGTTTCCGGGAGCAGGTGGAGCAGCTTCGTGCTGCCGGGTTGATCCAGGGTGGCGCCCTGGACAATGCCTTGGTCTGTGACGGTGATAAGTGGATGAATCCACCGCTGCGGTTCGAGGATGAACCGGTGCGCCATAAGCTCTTGGACCTAATCGGCGACCTGGCCCTCGTCGGTTTTCCGCAGGCACAGGTTCTTGTGTACAAGGGGTCCCATGGTCTTCACACCGATCTCGCAGCCGCTTTGTGA